A single region of the Paraburkholderia megapolitana genome encodes:
- a CDS encoding MraY family glycosyltransferase yields MAISPQLSAILAALGAACVCALILSMLLKTGLAWRLATDIPNDRSLHARPTPRVGGWGIVPVSVLAILIAAPSLWFAAAATAFLAAISQIDDRRGLPARVRFAAHLIAVVGLVVLYPAAVSWWMLAALSFLMLWLVNLYNFMDGADGLAGGMTLFGFSGYAAAALISAHPLPELALASAAVAGAAIGFLLFNFHPARIFLGDAGSISTGFLAGAFGYWGWLHGVWPIWFPVLVFSPFITDASITLTRRLLRGKKFWQAHREHYYQRMVRSGIGHAGTACVWYLVMVVGIMLAVYALDRPSIVQWSLVATWIVALCLMGAAVDFRWRRFQSTQSEHSEV; encoded by the coding sequence ATGGCGATCTCTCCTCAGCTCAGCGCAATACTTGCCGCGCTTGGTGCGGCATGCGTATGTGCCCTGATCCTGTCCATGCTGCTCAAGACCGGCCTGGCATGGCGTCTCGCCACCGACATTCCGAACGACCGTTCGCTGCATGCTCGCCCCACGCCGCGAGTGGGTGGCTGGGGGATCGTCCCGGTATCTGTGCTGGCAATATTGATCGCGGCGCCCAGCCTGTGGTTCGCGGCGGCCGCAACGGCTTTCCTCGCAGCGATATCGCAGATCGACGATCGCCGCGGGCTCCCTGCTCGGGTCAGGTTCGCCGCGCACCTGATCGCAGTAGTGGGACTCGTTGTCCTCTACCCAGCAGCGGTCTCGTGGTGGATGCTCGCCGCCTTGTCATTTTTAATGCTCTGGCTAGTCAATCTTTACAACTTCATGGACGGCGCAGACGGACTTGCCGGCGGCATGACACTATTCGGCTTCTCCGGATATGCCGCTGCAGCGTTGATCAGCGCCCATCCGCTACCCGAACTGGCGCTGGCATCGGCGGCGGTAGCAGGAGCGGCAATCGGCTTCCTGCTGTTCAACTTCCACCCCGCACGTATCTTCCTGGGCGACGCAGGGTCCATCTCCACAGGCTTCCTGGCTGGCGCATTCGGTTACTGGGGCTGGCTTCACGGCGTCTGGCCGATCTGGTTCCCGGTACTGGTGTTCTCGCCATTTATTACGGACGCTTCAATCACCCTTACAAGACGTTTGTTGCGCGGTAAGAAATTTTGGCAAGCGCACCGGGAGCACTACTATCAACGTATGGTGCGCTCCGGCATTGGTCACGCCGGCACCGCTTGTGTTTGGTATCTCGTGATGGTTGTTGGCATAATGCTTGCTGTTTATGCACTCGACCGACCTTCGATTGTCCAGTGGAGTCTCGTTGCCACATGGATCGTTGCTTTGTGTTTGATGGGCGCGGCAGTCGATTTCCGCTGGCGTCGTTTCCAGTCAACACAGTCCGAACACTCTGAGGTATGA
- a CDS encoding polysaccharide biosynthesis protein gives MFRSRASWLSFSAFLFDVCAVAAAWLVAYVIRFNGVIPIEFRMGAVHSLLWVLPVYAVMFHIYGLYRGMWVFASLPDLMRISKAVVSGALIAMVVLVMVQPHPIVPRSVLVVSPLLLFLAMGGSRALYRATKEFYLYGGLVAQGKPVIVLGAGRAGASLARELSRSSEWRLVGLLDDDVAKHGREIYGYKVLGPISDLPQLAESMKTEYAIIAIPSATVEAQRRVATLCVRAGVRAMVLPALTTLTQGQAFLSRVRHIDLEDLLGRDPVKIDTPHVEALLRNRVVMVTGAGGSIGSELCRQILRFEPAQLIAYDLSEYAMYKLTEELHERYQGVSVIPVIGDAKDSLLLDQVLSRHTPHIVFHAAAYKHVPLMEEQNAWQAVRNNVLGTYRVARAAIRHDVRHFVLISTDKAVNPTNVMGASKRLAEMACQALQQSSQRTQFETVRFGNVLGSAGSVIPKFQQQIAKGGPVTVTHPEITRFFMTIPEASQLVLQASSMGHGGEIFILDMGQPVKIVDLARDLIKLYGFSEEQIRIVFTGLRPGEKLYEELLADDETTTRTPHPKLRIAQAREVADNLLDELLPWLMQHRVLTVDEVRRDLRRWVPEYQPTLAPPLQSITPVTGIRALK, from the coding sequence ATGTTTAGATCCAGAGCCTCATGGCTGTCTTTCAGCGCTTTCCTTTTCGATGTCTGTGCGGTCGCCGCAGCGTGGCTGGTCGCCTACGTCATCCGCTTCAACGGCGTCATCCCGATCGAATTTCGAATGGGGGCGGTGCACTCGTTGCTGTGGGTGCTGCCTGTGTATGCGGTGATGTTCCATATCTACGGCCTTTACCGCGGCATGTGGGTGTTCGCAAGTTTGCCGGACCTGATGCGGATTTCCAAAGCAGTCGTGTCGGGTGCGTTGATCGCGATGGTCGTTCTGGTGATGGTTCAGCCACATCCGATCGTTCCTCGCTCAGTACTGGTCGTCTCCCCCTTGCTGCTGTTTCTGGCAATGGGCGGCTCTCGCGCCCTCTACCGCGCGACCAAAGAGTTCTATCTATACGGTGGCCTCGTCGCGCAAGGCAAACCCGTCATCGTTCTGGGCGCAGGCCGTGCCGGCGCAAGCCTCGCTCGCGAACTGTCGCGCTCGAGCGAATGGCGCCTCGTCGGTCTACTGGACGATGACGTAGCCAAGCACGGCCGCGAAATCTACGGCTACAAGGTTTTAGGGCCCATCAGCGACCTTCCGCAACTCGCGGAGTCGATGAAAACCGAGTACGCGATCATCGCGATCCCCTCTGCAACCGTCGAAGCACAGCGACGCGTAGCCACGCTGTGCGTCCGTGCGGGTGTCCGCGCGATGGTGCTGCCTGCATTGACGACGTTGACACAGGGCCAGGCGTTCCTCTCGCGTGTACGACACATTGACCTTGAAGATTTGCTGGGCCGCGATCCGGTGAAGATCGACACACCGCACGTCGAGGCACTGCTGCGAAACAGGGTGGTAATGGTCACCGGGGCCGGCGGTTCGATCGGCTCGGAGCTGTGCCGCCAGATCCTGCGTTTCGAACCTGCGCAGCTCATCGCCTACGATCTATCCGAATACGCGATGTACAAGCTCACCGAGGAATTGCACGAGCGCTACCAGGGCGTGTCGGTGATCCCGGTCATTGGCGATGCCAAAGATTCGCTGCTGCTCGACCAGGTGCTGTCGCGCCACACCCCGCATATCGTGTTTCATGCAGCGGCCTACAAGCACGTTCCGTTGATGGAAGAGCAGAACGCGTGGCAAGCGGTACGCAACAACGTACTTGGTACCTACCGTGTGGCACGTGCTGCGATTCGCCATGACGTCCGACACTTCGTACTGATTTCGACGGATAAGGCAGTCAACCCGACGAACGTGATGGGCGCGAGCAAACGCCTCGCCGAAATGGCCTGCCAGGCGCTGCAGCAAAGTAGCCAGCGCACGCAGTTCGAGACAGTGCGCTTTGGAAACGTGCTGGGAAGCGCGGGTAGTGTGATTCCGAAGTTCCAGCAGCAGATCGCGAAGGGCGGCCCGGTTACTGTCACGCACCCTGAGATCACGCGGTTCTTCATGACCATTCCCGAAGCCTCGCAACTGGTGTTGCAGGCATCGAGCATGGGGCACGGCGGTGAGATCTTCATCCTCGATATGGGGCAACCGGTCAAGATCGTCGACCTGGCTCGGGACCTGATCAAGCTGTACGGATTTAGCGAAGAGCAGATCCGGATCGTGTTTACCGGACTCCGCCCCGGAGAGAAGCTATACGAAGAGCTACTCGCCGACGATGAAACGACAACTCGCACACCTCATCCCAAACTGCGAATCGCGCAGGCACGGGAAGTAGCGGACAACCTGCTGGACGAATTGCTGCCGTGGTTGATGCAGCACCGCGTGCTGACCGTCGACGAGGTTCGTCGCGACCTACGGCGCTGGGTGCCGGAGTATCAACCGACGCTCGCACCGCCGCTCCAGAGCATCACGCCAGTGACGGGGATTCGCGCGTTGAAGTAA
- a CDS encoding MraY family glycosyltransferase produces the protein MLSFALGFIVSLLVTLLIVRYAHLHEKFSTDTDLAGVQKFHVRPVPRIGGTGILIGLIVSAVQLHHTYPAVSAGILGLVACGMPAFASGLVEDLTKRVSPLMRLVCTMVAAALAYFLLHIAVTRISVPPLDFLLTYAVISGAITVLAVAALANAINIIDGFNGLASMVAFMMFASLAYVAFQVSDPIVLSASLIMMGAVMGFFIWNFPAGLIFLGDGGAYFIGFMLAELSIMLVMRNRDVSAWYPVLLFMYPIFETCFSIYRKKFIRGISPGIPDGVHLHMLVYKRLMRWAVGVRTARELTQRNSLTSPYLWLLCLVAVIPATLFWRHTVHLFAFVVVFAFTYVWLYVSIVRFRVPRWLVVRKKRG, from the coding sequence ATGCTTAGTTTTGCGCTCGGATTTATCGTTTCGCTGCTGGTCACGCTGCTGATCGTGCGTTATGCGCATCTGCACGAAAAATTTTCGACCGACACCGATCTGGCCGGCGTGCAAAAATTCCACGTGCGACCCGTGCCGCGTATCGGCGGGACCGGCATCCTGATTGGGTTGATTGTCTCGGCGGTGCAGCTGCATCACACGTATCCAGCTGTTTCGGCGGGGATACTCGGCCTGGTGGCGTGCGGCATGCCGGCGTTCGCATCAGGCCTCGTCGAAGACCTGACCAAGCGCGTCTCGCCGCTCATGCGGCTCGTCTGCACGATGGTGGCAGCGGCGCTTGCCTACTTCCTGCTGCATATCGCCGTGACGCGAATCAGCGTGCCACCGCTCGATTTCCTGCTCACGTATGCGGTAATTTCCGGCGCGATCACCGTGCTGGCGGTCGCGGCGCTGGCTAACGCGATCAACATCATCGACGGCTTCAACGGGCTCGCCTCGATGGTCGCGTTCATGATGTTCGCGTCGCTTGCGTATGTCGCGTTTCAGGTATCGGACCCGATCGTGCTGTCCGCGTCGCTGATCATGATGGGCGCGGTGATGGGCTTCTTCATCTGGAATTTTCCGGCCGGGCTGATCTTTCTTGGCGACGGCGGCGCTTATTTCATCGGGTTCATGCTGGCCGAACTGTCGATCATGCTGGTGATGCGCAATCGCGACGTGTCCGCGTGGTACCCGGTACTGCTGTTCATGTACCCGATCTTCGAGACGTGTTTCTCGATCTACCGGAAGAAATTTATTCGGGGGATTTCACCGGGGATACCCGATGGTGTGCACCTGCATATGCTCGTTTATAAGCGGCTGATGCGCTGGGCGGTGGGCGTGCGGACAGCGCGGGAGTTGACGCAGCGGAATTCGCTTACCTCGCCTTATCTTTGGCTACTGTGTCTCGTGGCTGTGATTCCAGCGACGTTGTTCTGGCGGCATACGGTGCATCTGTTCGCCTTTGTGGTGGTGTTCGCTTTTACGTATGTCTGGCTTTACGTGAGTATTGTGCGGTTTCGGGTGCCAAGGTGGTTGGTGGTGCGAAAAAAGCGGGGGTAG
- a CDS encoding methyl-accepting chemotaxis protein — translation MLNNLTIRGGLTLIICVFVAFLLTVIGVGYGALKHTSDGLRDLQRSSAALASLKTSSEKLLQVRLALGSYETLFSIGKDTDGLLEAAHTMLVDSNKDFGTYASGPFASADEQKLAQAVAQARDALVKQAIEPEHKALVDNDFNTFRTIQGETADRYYKVYAKAIDALEHLQADAQRRDADDIAQRFRITGLLFAAIGVISLVVGVVARAMMSAALVKPVKRTIAHFQSIAAGDLTISVRTRSRNEMGQLLGALAHMRDGLVDTVSKVRGSTGAIAHGVKEIAAGNLDLSRRTEQQAAALERTAASIEELSSTVKQNADNAKEGSRLAHGALDTVTRGGEVVNRVTQTMDGITESSRKVTEITGMIEGIAFQTNILALNAAVEAARAGEQGRGFAVVASEVRSLAQRSATAAKEIKELLGHSAAQVAQGAALVVQAGGTMKDAMQAVEQVTSIMAEIEAAAREQSAGIEQVNQAITQIDEVTQNNVALVEEAAAAAKSLEEQAEVLREAVAVFRIDRSVVDSEPVVSKVPKLPEQAGAIGYRQHPALEHQTEIVTT, via the coding sequence ATGCTCAACAACCTCACCATTCGCGGTGGCCTGACCCTGATCATCTGCGTATTCGTCGCATTTCTGCTGACGGTGATCGGAGTCGGCTACGGCGCACTGAAGCACACCAGCGACGGCCTGCGCGACCTGCAACGCAGCTCGGCCGCGCTCGCGTCGCTGAAGACGAGCTCCGAGAAGCTGCTGCAGGTGCGTCTCGCGCTCGGCAGCTACGAGACGCTGTTCAGCATCGGCAAGGACACCGACGGACTGCTCGAAGCCGCTCACACGATGCTGGTCGATTCGAACAAGGACTTCGGTACCTACGCGAGCGGTCCGTTCGCGAGTGCCGACGAGCAGAAGCTGGCCCAGGCGGTTGCGCAGGCCCGCGACGCACTCGTCAAGCAGGCAATCGAGCCCGAGCACAAAGCGCTCGTCGACAACGACTTCAACACGTTCCGCACGATCCAGGGCGAAACCGCCGATCGCTACTACAAGGTCTACGCGAAGGCGATCGATGCCCTCGAGCATCTGCAAGCCGACGCCCAACGGCGCGACGCCGACGACATCGCCCAACGCTTCCGCATCACGGGTCTGCTGTTTGCAGCGATTGGCGTGATCTCGCTCGTGGTTGGTGTGGTTGCGCGCGCAATGATGTCGGCGGCACTGGTCAAACCGGTCAAGCGCACGATCGCGCACTTCCAGAGCATTGCAGCAGGCGATCTGACGATCTCGGTCCGCACGCGTTCGCGCAACGAAATGGGGCAACTGCTCGGCGCGCTCGCGCACATGCGCGACGGGTTGGTCGACACGGTATCGAAGGTGCGTGGCAGTACCGGCGCAATCGCACACGGTGTAAAGGAAATCGCCGCGGGCAATCTGGATCTGTCGCGCCGCACCGAGCAGCAGGCAGCGGCGCTCGAACGTACGGCGGCGAGCATTGAGGAGTTGTCGTCGACGGTGAAGCAGAACGCCGACAACGCGAAGGAGGGCAGTCGTCTCGCTCACGGCGCACTCGATACGGTCACGCGCGGCGGCGAGGTCGTCAACCGCGTAACGCAAACCATGGACGGCATCACCGAGTCGTCGCGCAAGGTCACCGAGATCACCGGAATGATCGAAGGCATCGCGTTCCAGACCAACATCCTCGCGTTGAACGCCGCGGTCGAGGCCGCTCGCGCCGGCGAGCAGGGTCGCGGTTTCGCGGTGGTGGCATCGGAGGTGCGCAGTCTCGCGCAGCGCTCGGCAACCGCCGCGAAAGAGATCAAGGAACTGCTCGGGCATTCGGCCGCACAGGTCGCGCAGGGCGCAGCGCTCGTCGTGCAGGCGGGCGGCACGATGAAAGACGCGATGCAGGCGGTGGAGCAGGTCACGAGCATCATGGCCGAAATCGAAGCGGCGGCGCGCGAGCAGAGTGCCGGCATCGAGCAGGTCAACCAGGCTATCACGCAGATCGATGAGGTGACGCAGAACAACGTCGCGCTCGTCGAGGAAGCGGCGGCCGCGGCGAAGTCGCTCGAAGAGCAGGCGGAGGTATTGCGGGAAGCCGTAGCGGTGTTTCGCATTGACCGGTCGGTCGTCGACTCCGAACCGGTGGTTTCCAAAGTGCCGAAGTTGCCGGAGCAAGCGGGTGCGATCGGGTACAGGCAACACCCGGCCCTCGAACATCAGACTGAAATCGTCACCACCTGA
- a CDS encoding LPS-assembly protein LptD has protein sequence MTLRSTLRGFRLKPLISLVLLTAGWVPPAVYAQLTGTAAAPESLGGQWDLRLAPQLAEHSLPANQKAATLTLGNSETATTDTDLALKGNAELRRYTSAVKGDYVHYAFDSDMADAYGAVQIVNDGDVFTGPEAHLRVDANEGYMTVPKYRFSLTGGWGSAQRIDLIDNERSVIHDGTYTTCPCDGQPAWYVKASQFNIDQGADDGIAHDGVLFFQGVPIFASPWLSFPLSNDQQSGLLPPTFSIGSTNGIDIALPYYFNIAPNYDLTLTPRYMSKRGEMLSADYRYLTAKSSGTMDVAYLPDDAITKTNRYSIAVVQNWTIAPGLAGYVNYNRVSDASVTTDLASGTAFPTSSTTLYQQEAGLTYNNGPWSVLAREQRWQTFSTDTTYNREPQVDVRYSQYNVDGFDFGTQADATRFTLPGTGVTEGNRFTFTPYISYPIVRPGWFFTPQLKWHFVDYDLSSIGSDAPAGQPKTFSFNVPTLSLDSGMTFERSVRLFGHAFIQTLEPRLYYVYTPYRNQQFAPLFDTAEADFGLSEIFTDNTFVGGDRVADASRITAAVTSRLIDPSSGDEKARFTVAQLYDFRAPQVTLVDGEPISDMSRTGIIVGASYKIGPGFSAEQAVQYNEIEHYLSRATVGFGWAPATREVLNFAYHYTREDETLDYEPVNQFIVSEQWPLARQLSSVARINYDMVTHRLIAGLLGLQYDADCWAVSIAFEKYTNASSTTEPSTGTRVLMQLQLKGFSKIDNGLLDQFRANVPGYTPLPASDAPTSRFSDYP, from the coding sequence TTGACTCTGCGCAGCACCCTGCGAGGTTTTCGTCTGAAACCTCTGATTTCGCTCGTGCTGCTCACCGCAGGCTGGGTGCCGCCGGCTGTATATGCGCAACTGACGGGCACAGCTGCAGCGCCGGAATCCCTCGGTGGTCAATGGGACTTGCGTCTTGCGCCGCAGCTCGCCGAACACTCACTGCCCGCCAATCAGAAGGCTGCCACGCTGACATTGGGCAACAGCGAGACTGCTACGACTGACACCGATCTCGCGCTCAAGGGCAACGCGGAATTGCGACGCTACACGTCGGCGGTCAAGGGCGACTATGTGCATTACGCATTCGACAGCGACATGGCCGACGCGTACGGAGCCGTGCAGATCGTGAACGACGGCGACGTGTTTACGGGACCCGAGGCGCATCTGCGCGTAGATGCAAACGAAGGCTACATGACGGTGCCGAAGTATCGCTTCAGCCTGACTGGCGGTTGGGGCAGCGCGCAACGCATCGACCTGATCGACAACGAACGATCGGTAATACATGACGGGACCTACACCACGTGCCCGTGCGACGGCCAGCCTGCGTGGTACGTGAAGGCGTCGCAGTTCAATATCGACCAGGGCGCCGACGACGGCATCGCACACGATGGCGTGCTGTTCTTCCAGGGCGTGCCGATCTTCGCGAGCCCGTGGCTGTCGTTTCCGCTTTCCAACGATCAGCAAAGCGGTCTGTTACCGCCGACGTTTTCGATCGGTTCAACCAACGGCATCGATATAGCGTTGCCGTACTACTTCAACATCGCACCGAACTACGATCTCACGCTGACACCGCGCTATATGTCGAAGCGCGGCGAAATGTTGAGCGCCGACTATCGCTATCTAACTGCGAAGTCTTCCGGCACGATGGATGTCGCGTATCTGCCCGACGACGCGATCACGAAGACGAACCGTTACTCGATCGCTGTGGTGCAGAACTGGACGATCGCCCCGGGTCTCGCCGGGTACGTCAATTACAACCGGGTGTCGGATGCCTCGGTGACAACCGATCTTGCGTCGGGTACCGCCTTCCCCACCAGTTCGACCACGTTGTATCAGCAGGAAGCCGGGCTCACCTACAACAACGGACCGTGGTCCGTACTGGCACGCGAGCAACGCTGGCAGACGTTCTCGACCGACACGACGTATAACCGCGAACCGCAGGTAGACGTTCGCTACTCGCAATACAACGTGGATGGTTTCGACTTCGGTACCCAGGCCGATGCAACGCGATTTACGTTGCCGGGAACCGGTGTGACCGAAGGCAACCGTTTCACCTTCACACCGTATATCAGCTATCCGATCGTTCGGCCTGGCTGGTTCTTTACGCCGCAACTGAAGTGGCATTTCGTCGACTACGACCTGTCGTCGATAGGCAGCGATGCGCCGGCCGGGCAACCGAAGACCTTCAGCTTCAACGTGCCGACGTTGAGTCTCGATTCGGGCATGACCTTCGAGCGCAGTGTCCGGCTGTTCGGACACGCGTTCATCCAGACGCTGGAACCGCGGCTTTATTACGTCTACACACCGTATCGCAATCAGCAGTTCGCACCGCTGTTCGATACGGCGGAAGCCGATTTTGGGTTGTCCGAGATCTTCACCGACAACACGTTTGTGGGCGGCGACCGCGTAGCGGACGCGAGCCGTATTACCGCTGCGGTGACGAGCCGCCTGATCGATCCGTCGAGTGGCGACGAGAAGGCACGCTTCACCGTTGCACAGCTATACGATTTCCGGGCGCCGCAAGTGACGCTGGTAGACGGCGAGCCGATCTCCGACATGAGCCGGACCGGGATTATCGTGGGTGCGTCGTACAAGATCGGCCCCGGTTTCAGCGCCGAGCAGGCGGTCCAGTACAACGAAATCGAACACTACCTGTCGCGCGCGACCGTCGGGTTCGGCTGGGCACCCGCTACCCGCGAGGTGTTGAACTTCGCCTATCACTACACGCGCGAAGACGAGACACTCGATTACGAACCGGTCAACCAGTTCATCGTCTCGGAACAGTGGCCGCTCGCGCGCCAGCTGTCGAGCGTCGCGCGCATCAACTACGACATGGTCACGCACCGGTTGATTGCCGGCTTGCTTGGTCTTCAGTACGACGCCGATTGCTGGGCGGTCAGCATCGCGTTCGAAAAGTATACGAACGCGTCGAGTACGACCGAGCCAAGCACCGGCACCCGGGTTCTGATGCAACTACAGCTCAAAGGATTTTCAAAGATCGATAACGGGCTGCTCGATCAGTTTCGTGCGAATGTACCGGGCTATACGCCACTGCCGGCGAGCGACGCGCCCACGTCGCGCTTCTCGGACTATCCGTGA
- a CDS encoding glycosyltransferase family 2 protein, with amino-acid sequence MTASSTCRIAVLIPCLNEALTVPNVIRDFREALPGAEVFVFDNNSTDKTIEVARAAGATVRKVPLRGKGNVIRRMFADVDADIYVLVDGDDTYDARVAPRMVSALIDDSLDMVVGTRISQEQCAYRFGHRFGNVALTRCVSSIFGRTFTDMLSGFRVFSRRYVKSFPAHASGFETETELTVHALELRMPVSEVVTAYRSRPEGSCSKLNTYRDGFRILVTIVKLLKSEKPFAFFASGSLLCVLVSVLLAIPLLETYVETGLVPRLPTALMCVALVLFGGILLTCGMVLDTVTHGRAEAKRLAYLAVPGPGRS; translated from the coding sequence ATGACCGCATCGTCCACCTGTCGAATCGCAGTCCTGATTCCTTGCCTCAACGAAGCCCTGACCGTTCCGAATGTGATTCGCGACTTCAGAGAGGCGTTGCCAGGCGCAGAGGTCTTTGTCTTCGATAACAACTCCACGGATAAAACCATCGAAGTGGCGCGGGCGGCTGGTGCGACAGTACGCAAGGTTCCGCTGCGAGGTAAGGGCAACGTCATTCGGCGCATGTTCGCGGACGTGGATGCGGATATCTATGTGTTGGTCGATGGTGACGATACCTACGACGCTCGCGTTGCACCCAGGATGGTTTCGGCGCTAATCGACGACAGTCTGGACATGGTTGTGGGAACCCGTATCAGCCAGGAGCAGTGTGCCTATCGATTCGGTCATCGGTTCGGCAATGTTGCGCTGACCCGCTGCGTCTCGTCGATTTTCGGCAGAACATTTACGGACATGCTTTCGGGCTTTCGCGTTTTCTCCCGGCGCTATGTCAAGTCGTTCCCCGCGCACGCGTCTGGCTTCGAAACTGAAACCGAGCTAACGGTCCACGCACTGGAACTGAGGATGCCTGTATCCGAAGTCGTCACAGCATACCGGTCGCGCCCGGAGGGTTCGTGCAGCAAGCTGAATACTTACCGGGACGGCTTTCGTATTCTCGTCACTATCGTCAAGCTGCTGAAGTCGGAAAAGCCGTTTGCCTTCTTCGCCTCGGGCTCGTTGTTGTGTGTGCTCGTTTCGGTCTTACTGGCTATTCCGCTGCTGGAGACGTACGTGGAGACCGGGCTCGTGCCGCGCCTTCCCACGGCATTGATGTGCGTGGCACTCGTGCTGTTCGGCGGCATCCTGCTGACTTGCGGCATGGTCCTCGACACGGTCACGCACGGAAGGGCCGAGGCCAAGCGTCTGGCTTACCTCGCTGTTCCCGGGCCAGGCCGCTCGTGA
- a CDS encoding GtrA family protein, which produces MIGSQFIRFAIAGVIGFVVDASVLYLALACGLGLFAGRAVSFIAAVWVTWRINRRHTFRERAERSAWVEWWRYLLSMLGGASVNYATYSAVVLIVHGWRLVPLIAVACGSVAGLFVNFFAAKRWAFKK; this is translated from the coding sequence GTGATCGGCAGTCAATTCATCCGGTTTGCCATTGCCGGCGTGATCGGTTTCGTTGTCGACGCGTCCGTTCTCTACCTCGCGCTAGCCTGTGGGCTTGGCCTGTTCGCGGGGCGGGCCGTTTCATTCATCGCAGCGGTCTGGGTAACGTGGCGTATCAACCGGCGGCATACCTTTCGCGAGCGCGCCGAGAGGTCCGCATGGGTCGAATGGTGGCGCTATCTTCTGTCCATGCTCGGGGGCGCCAGCGTGAACTACGCGACTTACTCGGCTGTCGTGCTCATCGTGCATGGCTGGCGACTTGTTCCCCTGATTGCTGTGGCTTGCGGGTCGGTCGCGGGACTGTTTGTTAACTTCTTTGCCGCGAAGCGCTGGGCATTCAAGAAATAG
- a CDS encoding VOC family protein, with protein sequence MKQIHTQFHLAIPVTDLEASRQFYRDVLGGHEGRSTDNFIDFNFYGHHLVLHIAPQSYDRTPAMFESKFHNEKVIVPHFGLNLDRQTWGDMAERIKTQNYPFFDPPHVRMAGMPGEHATMFVVDPSGNALEFKAFKNHDEVFSKIFDPKTKDLSSLETVVADASYQA encoded by the coding sequence ATGAAACAGATTCACACGCAGTTCCATCTCGCCATACCCGTCACCGATCTCGAAGCATCACGACAGTTCTATCGCGACGTGCTGGGCGGACACGAAGGACGCTCTACCGACAACTTCATCGACTTCAACTTCTACGGCCATCATCTGGTGCTGCATATCGCGCCGCAAAGTTATGACCGGACGCCCGCGATGTTCGAATCGAAATTTCATAACGAGAAAGTCATCGTGCCGCACTTCGGTCTGAATCTCGACCGGCAAACGTGGGGCGACATGGCTGAGCGCATCAAGACGCAGAACTATCCGTTCTTCGATCCGCCGCACGTTCGCATGGCGGGCATGCCGGGCGAGCACGCGACGATGTTCGTCGTCGACCCTTCAGGCAATGCGCTCGAGTTCAAGGCGTTCAAGAACCACGATGAAGTGTTCTCGAAGATATTCGATCCTAAGACCAAGGATCTGAGTAGTCTTGAGACGGTGGTGGCGGACGCTAGTTATCAGGCTTAG
- a CDS encoding iron-containing redox enzyme family protein: MADTLQEQTVERAGELFSFVETASPEQLNAILIQYRYFTVYYIPDIAILVARLKDGKLRSFMADVLFDELGRGDPAGAHPRLYDDFLRSLCSQNEELDTLALADNIDMLDGTRTKLVNNNTSNAYAVGLRGMGGECVCQIYLAKLYEHVIKNPYVQQNRASIDWKFWDLHIGEHDIEHRLRTRQLINEEIIQQGGDAVTDLGRGYQESMTSWGLFWSNIFASIRSTDVKRTRVAPSCNFQLQAAPVGAADSVALS, encoded by the coding sequence ATGGCGGACACCCTGCAGGAACAGACTGTCGAACGTGCAGGCGAGCTTTTTTCATTCGTCGAAACCGCCAGCCCCGAGCAGCTCAACGCCATCCTCATCCAGTACCGCTACTTCACCGTCTACTACATTCCGGATATCGCGATCCTGGTTGCGCGCCTCAAAGACGGCAAGCTGCGCAGCTTCATGGCCGATGTCCTGTTCGACGAACTGGGCCGCGGCGATCCTGCCGGCGCGCATCCGCGGCTCTACGACGACTTTCTGAGAAGCCTGTGTAGCCAGAACGAAGAACTGGATACGCTGGCGCTCGCCGACAACATCGACATGCTCGACGGAACCCGGACAAAACTCGTCAACAACAACACGAGCAACGCCTATGCGGTCGGATTGCGCGGGATGGGTGGCGAATGTGTGTGCCAGATCTATCTGGCGAAACTGTACGAACACGTCATCAAGAATCCGTATGTCCAGCAGAACCGCGCGTCCATCGACTGGAAGTTCTGGGACCTGCATATCGGCGAGCACGATATCGAACACCGGCTCCGAACGCGCCAGCTCATCAACGAGGAAATCATTCAGCAAGGCGGCGACGCGGTGACGGACCTTGGTCGTGGTTACCAGGAGAGCATGACCTCGTGGGGACTTTTCTGGAGCAACATTTTTGCGTCCATTCGCTCCACCGACGTCAAACGCACGCGAGTCGCTCCCTCCTGCAACTTCCAGCTGCAAGCCGCGCCTGTCGGCGCAGCGGACAGCGTCGCGCTTTCCTAG